In one window of Notolabrus celidotus isolate fNotCel1 chromosome 17, fNotCel1.pri, whole genome shotgun sequence DNA:
- the LOC117829131 gene encoding myelin-associated glycoprotein-like isoform X2, whose protein sequence is MSVPSFLSVSMSANMFLIVLFVPGARTQCQYKHSDLFISTPQRMEALSGSCLLIPCNFSARYREGVENQFVSTRETFGLWFKENQITSNLRNVVFNSSGTVLKYPISITGDLKDENCTTLFSNVDATFKGIYYFRIMNWPFRATAICDPLNITVRDSPPSPRIEIPAGDLKEEESVTITCSALTPCPHSPPKLTWSLQSDSLNNMEENTDGTFTTQIQESITLSEHLDGYNITCSATYPVNEGRDVRTAEETKTLSVSYAPKHTSVSISPSGLVSAGTLVNLTCSSRAKPPVSRFTWFRISNNRPVNVSEGESYSLNVTEGGVYYCMATSDLGNETSSRIHLSTSGEFGVLVYITLKILGIVILSSTILIFECWFRSNCCNKPGESQR, encoded by the exons ATGAGTGTCCCGTCATTCCTGTCAGTGAGCATGTCAGCCAACATGTTTCTGATTGTCCTCTTTGTGCCAG GGGCTCGGACTCAGTGTCAGTACAAACATTCAGATCTCTTCATCTCTACACCTCAGAGGATGGAGGCTCTGAGTGGATCTTGTTTGCTGATCCCGTGTAACTTCAGCGCTAGATATAGAGAAGGGGTTGAAAATCAGTTTGTCAGCACAAGAGAAACATTTGGACTGTGGTTCAAAGAAAACCAGATCACATCCAACCTAAGAAATGTGGTTTTTAACAGTAGTGGAACAGTTCTCAAATATCCAATCAGCATAACTGGAGACCTGAAGGATGAAAACTGCACCACTCTGTTCTCCAACGTAGATGCAACATTTAAAGGCATTTACTACTTCAGGATCATGAACTGGCCATTCAGGGCAACAGCTATATGTGACCCTCTGAACATAACAGTGAGAG ATTCTCCTCCAAGCCCCAGAATAGAGATCCCAGCAGGagacctgaaggaggaggagtctgtCACTATAACCTGCTCAGCTCTCACTCCCTGTCCACACTCTCCTCCTAAACTCACCTGGAGTCTCCAAAGTGACTCtctcaacaacatggaggaaaacacagatggaACCTTTACAACTCAAATCCAGGAGAgcatcactctgtcagagcacCTTGATGGATACAACATCACCTGTTCTGCCACATATCCTGTGAATGAAGGCAGAGATgtgaggacagcagaggagacaaagactCTCAGTGTTTCAT ATGCTCCTAAACACACCTCAGTGTCCATCAGTCCATCAGGTTTGGTGTCAGCAGGTACCCTGGTTAACCTGACCTGCTCCAGCAGAGCCAAGCCTCCTGTCAGCAGGTTCACCTGGTTCAGGATCAGCAACAACAGACCTGTGAACGTATCTGAAGGAGAGTCTTACAGCCTTAATGTGACTGAAGGAGGAGTTTATTACTGCATGGCCACAAGTGATCTTGGTAATGAGACATCTTCAAGGATTCATTTGAGTACTTCAG GTGAGTTTGGGGTTCTGGTCTACATTACACTGAAGATCCTGGGGATTGTAATCCTGTCCAGTACAATCCTCATCTTTGAGTG tTGGTTTCGGTCAAACTGCTGCAACAAACCAGGAGAG AGTCAGAGATGA
- the LOC117829131 gene encoding myelin-associated glycoprotein-like isoform X1, which produces MSVPSFLSVSMSANMFLIVLFVPGARTQCQYKHSDLFISTPQRMEALSGSCLLIPCNFSARYREGVENQFVSTRETFGLWFKENQITSNLRNVVFNSSGTVLKYPISITGDLKDENCTTLFSNVDATFKGIYYFRIMNWPFRATAICDPLNITVRDSPPSPRIEIPAGDLKEEESVTITCSALTPCPHSPPKLTWSLQSDSLNNMEENTDGTFTTQIQESITLSEHLDGYNITCSATYPVNEGRDVRTAEETKTLSVSYAPKHTSVSISPSGLVSAGTLVNLTCSSRAKPPVSRFTWFRISNNRPVNVSEGESYSLNVTEGGVYYCMATSDLGNETSSRIHLSTSGEFGVLVYITLKILGIVILSSTILIFECWFRSNCCNKPGEHRVRDEDRVIEM; this is translated from the exons ATGAGTGTCCCGTCATTCCTGTCAGTGAGCATGTCAGCCAACATGTTTCTGATTGTCCTCTTTGTGCCAG GGGCTCGGACTCAGTGTCAGTACAAACATTCAGATCTCTTCATCTCTACACCTCAGAGGATGGAGGCTCTGAGTGGATCTTGTTTGCTGATCCCGTGTAACTTCAGCGCTAGATATAGAGAAGGGGTTGAAAATCAGTTTGTCAGCACAAGAGAAACATTTGGACTGTGGTTCAAAGAAAACCAGATCACATCCAACCTAAGAAATGTGGTTTTTAACAGTAGTGGAACAGTTCTCAAATATCCAATCAGCATAACTGGAGACCTGAAGGATGAAAACTGCACCACTCTGTTCTCCAACGTAGATGCAACATTTAAAGGCATTTACTACTTCAGGATCATGAACTGGCCATTCAGGGCAACAGCTATATGTGACCCTCTGAACATAACAGTGAGAG ATTCTCCTCCAAGCCCCAGAATAGAGATCCCAGCAGGagacctgaaggaggaggagtctgtCACTATAACCTGCTCAGCTCTCACTCCCTGTCCACACTCTCCTCCTAAACTCACCTGGAGTCTCCAAAGTGACTCtctcaacaacatggaggaaaacacagatggaACCTTTACAACTCAAATCCAGGAGAgcatcactctgtcagagcacCTTGATGGATACAACATCACCTGTTCTGCCACATATCCTGTGAATGAAGGCAGAGATgtgaggacagcagaggagacaaagactCTCAGTGTTTCAT ATGCTCCTAAACACACCTCAGTGTCCATCAGTCCATCAGGTTTGGTGTCAGCAGGTACCCTGGTTAACCTGACCTGCTCCAGCAGAGCCAAGCCTCCTGTCAGCAGGTTCACCTGGTTCAGGATCAGCAACAACAGACCTGTGAACGTATCTGAAGGAGAGTCTTACAGCCTTAATGTGACTGAAGGAGGAGTTTATTACTGCATGGCCACAAGTGATCTTGGTAATGAGACATCTTCAAGGATTCATTTGAGTACTTCAG GTGAGTTTGGGGTTCTGGTCTACATTACACTGAAGATCCTGGGGATTGTAATCCTGTCCAGTACAATCCTCATCTTTGAGTG tTGGTTTCGGTCAAACTGCTGCAACAAACCAGGAGAG CACAGAGTCAGAGATGAGGACAGAGTGATTGAGATGTAA